The DNA segment CGCAGCCAAATCCGGGGGGGCAAGATGTATCGTGCCTCCGGTTCCACCCACATACCCCTCAGGGTTAATATGGCCGGGATGATCCCCCTAATCTTTGCCATGTCCATGATGATATTCCCGGGGACGGTGGCCAGCTATTTTATGCAGAGCCCGGGCTTTGTTGGCCAGGCGGCCAATTTCATCTTCCGCCTCTTTGATACCACCCATCCCCTCTACTGGATAATCTATTTCCTCCTGGTGGTAGGATTTGCCTTCTTCTATACTTCGGTCATCTTCCAGCAGATGAACTTGGCGGAGACGCTTCAGAAGCAGGGGGGCTTCATCCCCGGCCTCCGCCCCGGGCGCAACACCGAGGAGTATCTGAACCGGGTCATCAACCGCCTCACCTGGGGTGGGGCGGTCTTCCTGGCGTTGATAGCGGTAAGCCCATTCCTGGCCAGGACGGTTACCAATGTCCAGGTGCTTCAGCTCTCCAGCACCGGCATCCTCATCGTGGTAGGCGTGGTGCTGGATACCATGAAGCAACTGGAGGCCCAGCTCCTGATGCGGCACTATGAGGGGTTTGTCCGCTGATGGTGCTGGTCTTTCTGGGACCGCCCGGAGCGGGTAAGGGGACTCAGGCGGCCCTCCTGGCCCGCCGCCGGGGCCTGAAGCACCTTTCCAGCGGGGATCTCCTGCGCAGGGCGGTGGAGGCGGGGAGCGCCCTGGGGAAGGAGGCTCAGAAGTATATGGATAAGGGCCTCCTGGTCCCCGATGAGGTGGTCATGGGCCTCATCCTGGAGCAATTGCAGGGCCAGGATGGGGTGGTGCTGGACGGTTTCCCCCGCACCCTGGAGCAGGCCCGGGCCCTGGACCAGGCCCTGGGGAAGGGGGGGGTGGAGTGGGCCCTTTTGCTCCGGGTGGACCCGGAGGAGCTGGTCCGGCGCATCTCCTCCCGCTGGACCTGCCGGAACTGCCAGGCCCCCTACAATCTTCTGACCAACCCACCCCGGGAGAAGGGGAGGTGTGATAAATGTGGCGGGGGGCTTTACCAGCGCCCCGATGATACCCCGGCGGGGATAAGGAAGCGCCTGGAGGTCTACCAGGCCCAGACCATGCCGGTGATAGAGTATTATAAGGAGAAGGGCAGACTTCTGGAGGTGGACGGGGGTGGTGGGGCAGAGGAGATAAGCCAGGGGATGGAAAAGGCCCTTTCTTCCCTGAAGGGGGTGGGGTGGAGGGGAAGGGGATAGTCATCAAATCGTCCCGGGAAATCGAGCTAATGAGGGAGGCAGGCAGGGTAGTGGCGCAGGTTCTGGAAAGGCTCAAGAATGAGGCCGCCCCCGGGCGGAAGACCGGGGAGTTGGACGGGATTGCCGCCGAGGAGATAGCCCGGCGGGGTGCCCGTTCCTCCTTTTTTGGCTACCGTGACTATCCTGCCCATATCTGCACCTCGGTGAATAATGAGGTGGTCCATGGTATCCCCGGAGGGAGGGTGCTCCAGGAGGGGGATATCATATCACTGGATGTGGGGGCCATCCTGGAGGGCTTCCAGGGCGATGCCGCCATCACCGTAGGTGTGGGTAAGGTCTCGGAGCAGGCCGGGAGGCTCCTGGGGGTCACCCATGGGGCACTGGAAACGGCCATCCGACGCTGCCGAAGGGGCCAGCGACTGGGGGATGTCTCCTTCGCTATCCAGAAGTATGTGGAGGAGAGGGGTTTCTCCGTGGTGAGGGAATACTCCGGCCACGGGATTGGGCGGGAGCTGCATGAGGAGCCCCAGATACCCAACTTCGGCCTGCCGGGGCAGGGGCCCCTTCTCAGGCGGGGCATGACCCTGGCCCTGGAACCCATGGTCAACGCCGGGGGCTGGCGCACCCGACTGGATACCAACGGCTGGACGGTCCTCACCGATGATGGTGGCCTCTCCGCCCACTTTGAGCACACGGTTGCCATCACCGATGGGGATGCCGAAGTGCTGACGGTCCTCTGAGGAGCGGATGTCCAAGAAGGATACTATTGAGGTTGAAGGCACAGTTGCGGAGTCACTTCCCAATGCCATGTTCCGGGTGGACCTACCCAACGGCCACCGGGTGCTGGCCCATGCCTCGGGGAAGATACGCCTTCATTATATACGCATCCTCCCCGGGGACAGGGTGCTCGTGGAGCTTTCCCCCTATGACCTCAAGCGGGGGAGAATAACCTATCGCTTCAAATAGGGGTGAGAGATGAAGGTAAGGGCTTCCGTCAAGGTCCGATGTGAGAAGTGCAAGATAGTGCGCCGCAAGGGGGTGGTGCGGGTCATCTGCTCCAACCCCAAGCATAAGCAGCGGCAGGGCTAGGAGGGGATATGGCCAGGATAGCGGGGGTGGATATACCGGCGGGAAAGAAGGTGGGGGTGGCCCTCACCTATATCTTTGGCGTGGGGCCCTCCAACGCAAAAGTGATAGTTGCCCGCGCCGGCGTCAACTCCGATAGGAAGGTGAAGGACCTCACCGAGGAGGAACTGGCCCGCCTGCGGGAGATTATTGACAAGGAATACAAGGTGGAGGGGGAACTTAGAAGAGAGGTGAGCTTCAACATAAAGAGGCTCGTTGAGGTCAACACCTATCGGGGCCTCCGCCACCGGCGCAACCTGCCCGTGCGGGGCCAGCGCACCCGCACCAATGCCCGCACCAAGCGTGGTCCCAGGAAGACCGTAGCCGGCCGGGGCCAGAGACGCGGCGTGGGCAAGAAATAATAGGGGGAAGGATGCCTGAGAAGACAGATAAGCCCGAAAAGGCTGAGAAGCCTGCAAAGGCCGAGAAGCCTGCAAAGGCCGAGAAGCCTGCAAAGGCTGAGAAGGCCGAAAAGGCTGAGAAGCCCGAAAAGGCTGAGAAGCCCGAAAAGGCTGAGAAGCCCGAAAAGCCCCCAAAGGCAGAAAAGGCCGAGGAGGCCGGAAAGCCCGAGAAGCCTGAAAAGAAGAAGACCAGGGCCCGAAAGCGGGAAAAGAAGGGAGTGGCCCGGGGCCGGGCCTATATCCATTCCACCTTTAACGACACCATGGTAACCCTGACGGATGGTCAAGGTAACGTTCTGGCCTGGGCCAGCGCCGGCACCGCCGGTTTCAAAGGTTCCAGGAAAGGGACCCCCTACGCTGCCCAGATGGCCTCGGAGCAGGCCGCCAGGAAAGCTGTAGAGGTGGGACTTAAGCAGGTGGAGGTGTGGATGAAGGGGCCGGGAAGCGGGCGGGAGGCGGCCATCCGGGCCCTCCAGGCGGCGGGCCTTCTCGTCACGGGCATCCGGGACGTGACTCCCATCCCCCACGATGGCTGCCGTCCCCCCAAAAGGAGGCGGGTATAGATGGCCAGAAGTACTGACCCCAGTTGCCGTCTCTGCCGGCGAGTGGGAGAGAAGCTCTTCCTCAAGGGGGCTCGCTGTCTTGGGCCTAAGTGTGCCGTGGACAAGAGAGGGACGCCCCCCGGGATGCACACCCTGCGCAAGCGCAAGCGCAAGCTCTCCGACCGGGGCCTTCAGCTCAGGGAAAAACAGAAGGCCCGCTACATCTATGAGGTGCTGGAGAGGCAGTTCCGTCGCTTCTTTGCAGAGGCTTCCAAGGCCCCCGGAGCTACAGGGGAGACCCTCCTCCAGCTCCTGGAGCGGCGGCTGGACAGCGTGGTCTACCGCCTGGGCCTCGCCGATTCCCGCGCCCAGGCCCGCCAGATTGTCCACCACGGCCATATCCAGGTCAACGGCCGCCGCACTGATGTGCCGTCCTGCCTGGTCGAAATAGGGGATGTCATTTCCTTCTGGGAGGCCAGCCGGGACACCTTCTTCTATAAGGCCCTTAAGGGAAACCCCCCTTCCCGCCCTGTCCCCGCCTGGCTCAGCCTGGATGGGGAGAAGCTGGAAGGAAAGGTGCTGGCCGTGCCCAGCCGAAGCGATATTGAGATAAGCATCAATGAGAAGGCCATTGTGGAGTACTATGCCCGCTAGGAGATTCCAGTGGTAGAGATAGTCCTGCCCAAGGTAGAGCAGGTGGAGGAATCCGCCAACTACGGGAAATTTGTGGCCGAGCCCCTGGAGAGGGGCTTTGGCACCACCCTGGGCAATGCCTTGAGGCGGGTGCTTTTGAGTTCCCTGCCCGGGGCCGCTATCACTTGGATGAAGATAGATGGGGTGCTCCATGAGTTCTCCACCATACCCCATGTCAAGGAAGACACCATGGAGTTCCTCCTCAATGTCAAGACCATCCGTATCCGGCCCCTGGCTGGCCGCTCCGGGACACTCCTTCTGGAGGCAAAGGGCGAGGGGGAGGTGACCGCCGGCCATATCCAGCCTTCAGCGGACTTTGAGATTTTGAACGCGGACCAGCGCCTGGCCACCCTCGACTCCCCCGAGGCCCGGCTCGCCGTGGAGTTCAATGTGGAGCTGGGCAGGGGCTACCGGCCGGTGGGGAAGGGCTATCTGGAGGGAAGGGACAGCGGTCTCCCCATAGGGGTTATCCCTGTGGATGCCATCTTCACCCCGGTGAGGAGAGTAAACTTTACCACCGAACCTGTCCGCCCTGGCCTGGAGACCGCCCACGAGCGCCTTACCCTGGAGGTGTGGACCGATGGCACTGTCCCTCCTATTGAAGCAGTAAGCCAGGCGAGCCAGATCCTCGAGGACAACTTCATCCCCTTCCTGGAACTCACCCGCCCCAGGGCGCTGGCGGAGAAGGAGAAGAGGGTGCCGGTCCTGCCCCCGGAGAAGTATAATGTGCCTCTGGAGGAGCTGGGGCTCTCTATGCGCACCTACAACTGCCTGAAGCGGGCAGGTATAGATTCCCTGGGCCAGCTGGTGGAGAAGACTGAAAAGGAGCTGATGGAGTTGAGGCACTTCGGGCAGAAGTCCCTGGATGAGGTGCAGGAACGCTTGAGCGTCCTGGGACTGGCCCTGGGAGGAGGCAAGAGCGGTGAGGCACAGTAAGGCAGGCTGGAAACTGAGCCGCGCCACGGACCAGCGCCTGGCCCTTTACCGCAACCTGGTGAAAGAGCTGCTGGACCATGAGAGGATTGTCACCACCGAGGCCAAGGCCCGGGCGGTGAAGCCCATCGTGGAGAAGGTCATCACCCTGGGCAAGGGGGCTACCCTCCATGCCCGCCGCCAGGCCCTGAGCCTGTTGGCCGATGAAGAGGTGGTGGACAAGGTCTTCACCCAACTGGCCAAGAGGTACGCCGAGCGGCCCGGCGGCTATACCCGCATGGTGAAGCTGGGCCCCCGCCTGGGGGACGGGGCCCCTCAGGCCCTGCTGGAGCTGGTGGCATAGGATGTCCAAGATAGTCCTTCTCCTGGAATACGATGGCACTTGCTACCACGGCTTCCAGTTTCAGGCCAATGCCTCCACTGTCCAGGCCGAGCTGGAAGGGGCCCTCCACCGTATTACTGGGCGGGCGATAAGGGTCATTGCTGCCAGCCGCACCGATACCGGTGTCCATGCCAGGGGCCAGGTGGTGAGCTTCAGGACGGACCTGGACTATCCACCCCAGGTATGGCAGAGGGCCCTCAACGCCTATCTGCCCGGGGACATCTCGGTGAGAAAGGCCCACCGGGTGGAAGACGAATTCCATGTCCAGAAACAGGCGGTGAGCCGGGAATACTGTTACGCCATCTGGAACGGCCCCTACCCCTCCCCGCTCCGGGCCCGTTTCAGCTACTATGTCCCCCATCCACTGGATGTAGAGGCCATGAACCGCGCCTGTTCCTGCCTACTGGGGGAGCATGATTTTTCCTCCTTTTCCCCTCTTCCCCACCCCCGCCCGGTGAGGAATGTTTTCAGGGTGGATGTAGGGGAAAGGGGAGGGATGGCCTGCTTCCGTGTGGAAGCCAGTTCCTTTCTTCCTCACCAGGTGAGGCACACCGTGGGGGCCCTGCTCCAGGTGGGGAGGGGGAAGAGGAAGCCGGAGGGCCTGGCAGAGTTGCTCCGGGCCAAGACCCCAGGCCTGGCAGGGCCGGCCGTCTCTCCCCGTGGCCTCTGTCTGCTTAAGGTAAATTATCCCCGGCCCCTGGAGGAAGAATGAAGACCTATTCTACCAAGATTAGCGATATCGAGCGGAAATGGTATGTGGTGGATGCCAAGGACCAGACCCTGGGCCGCCTCGCCACCAGGATCGCCATGCTCTTGAAGGGGAAGGGGAAGGCTATCTATACCCCGAGCCTGGATACGGGCGACTACGTGGTGGTGATAAATACCGGCCAGGTCCGGGTGACGGGCAAGAAGGGCCACGACAAGTTGTATCGGCGGCACTCCGGGTATCCCGGGGGCTTCAAGGAGTTCAGCTTTGATGAGATGATGGCCAAGGACCCAACCGAGGTCATGAGGCACGCTGTGAAAGGGATGCTCCCAAAGAACTCTCTGGGGAAGGCTATGCTGCGCAAGCTGAAGCTCTACGCGGGGCCGGACCACCCCCACCAGGCCCAGATGAAATCGGAGAAAGAGAAGGAATAGACAATGGCAGAGCAGTATACCCCCGCCACCGGCAAGAGGAAGTCGGCCATTGCCCAGGTGAGGCTTGTTCCCGGGCAGGGCAAGATAGAGATTAACGGCAAGGAGTTCTACCAGGTCTTCACCCGGCAGGAGCACCGCCGGCAGGTGCTGCAGCCCTTCGTGGCCACGGAGACCATGGGGAAGTTTGACATCATGGTGAAGGTAACGGGCGGGGGGCTCACCGGACAGGCAGGGGGGATAAGGCACGGCATCGCCCGGGCGCTCGTCAAGTTCAACGAAAGCTACAAGCCCCTGCTCCGGGCAGCCGGGCTCCTTACCCGCGACTCGCGGGTAAAAGAACGCAAGAAATACGGCCTCAAGCGGGCACGGAAAGCCCCCCAGTACACCAAGCGCTAGACCTCTTCCAGGGGGTGCTGGGCTAGCCGTTCTTTCAGCAGGTCTATGGTGGGGACAGGTGAGGGGTCAACCCCGTGTAGGCCCGCCAGGTAGTAGCTCACCCAGTCCCCCAGATAGAGCAGGCCCATCATCTGGCTGAGGACCGCTTTACCCTCCCTCATCACCTCTTCATAGGCTACCCTTTCCCTGTGGAGGACCTCCCGGGTGATTTCCAGGCGCAGGCGGTGGCGGGGTGAAAGGAGGGGGGAGGTGAGGAGCACCACCAGGCT comes from the Chloroflexota bacterium genome and includes:
- a CDS encoding preprotein translocase subunit SecY, which codes for DMVGRGLISGGAFTGLVVFAILALVMVAVIVVFTEAHRRIPVQYARSQIRGGKMYRASGSTHIPLRVNMAGMIPLIFAMSMMIFPGTVASYFMQSPGFVGQAANFIFRLFDTTHPLYWIIYFLLVVGFAFFYTSVIFQQMNLAETLQKQGGFIPGLRPGRNTEEYLNRVINRLTWGGAVFLALIAVSPFLARTVTNVQVLQLSSTGILIVVGVVLDTMKQLEAQLLMRHYEGFVR
- a CDS encoding adenylate kinase yields the protein MVLVFLGPPGAGKGTQAALLARRRGLKHLSSGDLLRRAVEAGSALGKEAQKYMDKGLLVPDEVVMGLILEQLQGQDGVVLDGFPRTLEQARALDQALGKGGVEWALLLRVDPEELVRRISSRWTCRNCQAPYNLLTNPPREKGRCDKCGGGLYQRPDDTPAGIRKRLEVYQAQTMPVIEYYKEKGRLLEVDGGGGAEEISQGMEKALSSLKGVGWRGRG
- the map gene encoding type I methionyl aminopeptidase, which codes for MREAGRVVAQVLERLKNEAAPGRKTGELDGIAAEEIARRGARSSFFGYRDYPAHICTSVNNEVVHGIPGGRVLQEGDIISLDVGAILEGFQGDAAITVGVGKVSEQAGRLLGVTHGALETAIRRCRRGQRLGDVSFAIQKYVEERGFSVVREYSGHGIGRELHEEPQIPNFGLPGQGPLLRRGMTLALEPMVNAGGWRTRLDTNGWTVLTDDGGLSAHFEHTVAITDGDAEVLTVL
- the infA gene encoding translation initiation factor IF-1, producing MSKKDTIEVEGTVAESLPNAMFRVDLPNGHRVLAHASGKIRLHYIRILPGDRVLVELSPYDLKRGRITYRFK
- the rpmJ gene encoding 50S ribosomal protein L36; the encoded protein is MKVRASVKVRCEKCKIVRRKGVVRVICSNPKHKQRQG
- the rpsM gene encoding 30S ribosomal protein S13 → MARIAGVDIPAGKKVGVALTYIFGVGPSNAKVIVARAGVNSDRKVKDLTEEELARLREIIDKEYKVEGELRREVSFNIKRLVEVNTYRGLRHRRNLPVRGQRTRTNARTKRGPRKTVAGRGQRRGVGKK
- the rpsK gene encoding 30S ribosomal protein S11, with the translated sequence MPEKTDKPEKAEKPAKAEKPAKAEKPAKAEKAEKAEKPEKAEKPEKAEKPEKPPKAEKAEEAGKPEKPEKKKTRARKREKKGVARGRAYIHSTFNDTMVTLTDGQGNVLAWASAGTAGFKGSRKGTPYAAQMASEQAARKAVEVGLKQVEVWMKGPGSGREAAIRALQAAGLLVTGIRDVTPIPHDGCRPPKRRRV
- the rpsD gene encoding 30S ribosomal protein S4, which codes for MARSTDPSCRLCRRVGEKLFLKGARCLGPKCAVDKRGTPPGMHTLRKRKRKLSDRGLQLREKQKARYIYEVLERQFRRFFAEASKAPGATGETLLQLLERRLDSVVYRLGLADSRAQARQIVHHGHIQVNGRRTDVPSCLVEIGDVISFWEASRDTFFYKALKGNPPSRPVPAWLSLDGEKLEGKVLAVPSRSDIEISINEKAIVEYYAR
- a CDS encoding DNA-directed RNA polymerase subunit alpha, whose protein sequence is MVEIVLPKVEQVEESANYGKFVAEPLERGFGTTLGNALRRVLLSSLPGAAITWMKIDGVLHEFSTIPHVKEDTMEFLLNVKTIRIRPLAGRSGTLLLEAKGEGEVTAGHIQPSADFEILNADQRLATLDSPEARLAVEFNVELGRGYRPVGKGYLEGRDSGLPIGVIPVDAIFTPVRRVNFTTEPVRPGLETAHERLTLEVWTDGTVPPIEAVSQASQILEDNFIPFLELTRPRALAEKEKRVPVLPPEKYNVPLEELGLSMRTYNCLKRAGIDSLGQLVEKTEKELMELRHFGQKSLDEVQERLSVLGLALGGGKSGEAQ
- the rplQ gene encoding 50S ribosomal protein L17 yields the protein MRHSKAGWKLSRATDQRLALYRNLVKELLDHERIVTTEAKARAVKPIVEKVITLGKGATLHARRQALSLLADEEVVDKVFTQLAKRYAERPGGYTRMVKLGPRLGDGAPQALLELVA
- the truA gene encoding tRNA pseudouridine(38-40) synthase TruA produces the protein MSKIVLLLEYDGTCYHGFQFQANASTVQAELEGALHRITGRAIRVIAASRTDTGVHARGQVVSFRTDLDYPPQVWQRALNAYLPGDISVRKAHRVEDEFHVQKQAVSREYCYAIWNGPYPSPLRARFSYYVPHPLDVEAMNRACSCLLGEHDFSSFSPLPHPRPVRNVFRVDVGERGGMACFRVEASSFLPHQVRHTVGALLQVGRGKRKPEGLAELLRAKTPGLAGPAVSPRGLCLLKVNYPRPLEEE
- the rplM gene encoding 50S ribosomal protein L13 is translated as MKTYSTKISDIERKWYVVDAKDQTLGRLATRIAMLLKGKGKAIYTPSLDTGDYVVVINTGQVRVTGKKGHDKLYRRHSGYPGGFKEFSFDEMMAKDPTEVMRHAVKGMLPKNSLGKAMLRKLKLYAGPDHPHQAQMKSEKEKE
- the rpsI gene encoding 30S ribosomal protein S9, whose amino-acid sequence is MAEQYTPATGKRKSAIAQVRLVPGQGKIEINGKEFYQVFTRQEHRRQVLQPFVATETMGKFDIMVKVTGGGLTGQAGGIRHGIARALVKFNESYKPLLRAAGLLTRDSRVKERKKYGLKRARKAPQYTKR